In the Rhodopirellula bahusiensis genome, one interval contains:
- a CDS encoding phosphatidate cytidylyltransferase encodes MLIDRLRSAAVLIAIAVGCLFVDAKFSTPGTEGLLVIPLLLFFALGTTWDVTSLLKSSGRDVWRAGCMIGVGAISLGPAIPALVNAASQLSGGAIGAYPENCPIGQLGWALTMAIASLFALLIREMRTYVAVVPKELDASSESANSIALPASSSIDRTMRAAFVSLYVGLPMSLLFATRGLGSDISTSWGLAALLTMIATTKSADAGAYFAGKALGRHKLIPRLSPGKTWEGAIGGVVMSTFVAMACLRWLFPALVADANTVTSLPATSWAFILGPALAIAGMVGDLAESMFKRDCGAKDSGNWLPGLGGVWDVTDSLIAAILPAFLCLAAAA; translated from the coding sequence GCGAAGTTCAGCACGCCCGGCACGGAAGGTTTGCTTGTCATTCCGTTGCTGCTTTTCTTTGCCTTGGGAACGACGTGGGATGTCACTTCTTTGCTGAAGTCATCCGGTCGCGATGTTTGGCGGGCTGGGTGCATGATTGGCGTTGGTGCGATCAGTTTAGGTCCCGCGATTCCAGCTTTGGTGAATGCCGCATCGCAACTTAGCGGCGGAGCGATTGGTGCTTACCCAGAGAATTGTCCGATCGGGCAATTGGGTTGGGCGTTGACGATGGCGATCGCATCATTGTTTGCGTTGCTGATTCGCGAAATGCGAACGTACGTCGCGGTCGTCCCCAAGGAGTTGGATGCTTCGTCGGAGTCGGCCAACTCGATTGCTCTGCCGGCATCCAGCAGCATTGACCGAACCATGCGGGCGGCGTTCGTCTCCTTGTACGTCGGGTTGCCAATGAGTTTGCTTTTCGCGACGCGGGGTTTGGGCAGCGACATCAGCACGTCATGGGGACTGGCTGCGTTGCTGACCATGATCGCGACGACGAAATCGGCTGATGCCGGGGCATACTTCGCCGGCAAAGCTCTCGGGCGTCACAAGTTGATTCCGCGGCTCAGTCCGGGCAAGACTTGGGAAGGAGCGATCGGCGGTGTGGTGATGTCGACTTTCGTGGCGATGGCCTGTTTGCGTTGGTTGTTTCCGGCGTTGGTTGCCGACGCGAATACTGTCACATCGCTGCCCGCGACCAGTTGGGCGTTCATTTTGGGCCCGGCCCTCGCGATCGCCGGAATGGTCGGCGATTTGGCCGAATCGATGTTCAAACGCGATTGCGGCGCAAAAGATTCCGGAAATTGGCTTCCCGGTTTGGGGGGAGTCTGGGATGTGACGGATTCGTTGATTGCTGCGATTTTGCCGGCTTTTCTGTGTTTGGCGGCCGCGGCATGA
- a CDS encoding PhoH family protein, with product MSVQSAMNEATLSTAGPNEVLTLFGPRDQHVRKLRRLFGVDITHRAGKIRVAGEETGVGGAMRTLEKLRLLCRKKGSLSIGDIETAAAEEGAKIENGRPPTPSGEAINLQNAGRKIAPRTPGQARYVEAIRQHDLTIATGPAGCGKTYLAVATAVEALRNESIKKIVLVRPAVEAGESLGFLPGDLRAKLNPYLRPLLDALGEMVDFDQARALMEQDVIEIVPLAYMRGRTLNDAFIILDEAQNTTVAQMKMFLTRMGERSKMVVSGDATQLDLPRGVRSGLHDAVYRLSNIKGIAQIRLSAADIVRHRLVQQIVAAYEADSESSDVEETSSDSVVSNSASDSVTDSDSENQPKE from the coding sequence ATGTCGGTCCAATCTGCAATGAACGAAGCCACGCTGTCCACAGCGGGTCCCAATGAAGTCCTGACGTTGTTCGGTCCTCGCGATCAACACGTGCGCAAGTTGCGGCGGCTATTCGGAGTCGACATCACGCATCGAGCGGGGAAAATCCGCGTCGCCGGCGAAGAGACTGGCGTTGGTGGTGCGATGCGCACGCTGGAAAAGCTGCGATTGCTGTGTCGCAAAAAAGGCTCGCTCAGCATCGGCGACATTGAAACTGCGGCGGCAGAAGAAGGCGCGAAGATTGAAAACGGTCGTCCGCCGACGCCCAGTGGCGAAGCAATCAACTTGCAGAACGCGGGTCGCAAGATCGCACCGCGAACGCCCGGGCAAGCTCGCTATGTCGAAGCCATCCGGCAACACGATTTGACGATCGCGACGGGACCGGCCGGGTGCGGCAAGACTTATTTGGCTGTGGCCACCGCCGTCGAAGCTCTTCGCAACGAATCGATCAAGAAAATCGTGCTGGTTCGTCCTGCGGTCGAAGCTGGCGAGAGTCTCGGTTTTTTGCCGGGTGATTTGCGAGCCAAGCTGAACCCGTATTTGCGACCGCTGCTCGACGCACTCGGCGAAATGGTTGACTTTGACCAAGCTCGCGCATTGATGGAACAAGATGTCATCGAAATTGTTCCTTTGGCGTACATGCGAGGCCGCACGCTGAACGATGCGTTCATTATCTTGGACGAAGCACAAAACACGACCGTCGCCCAAATGAAGATGTTCCTGACCCGAATGGGCGAGCGGAGCAAAATGGTGGTCAGCGGCGATGCGACGCAACTCGATTTGCCTCGCGGTGTTCGCAGCGGACTTCATGACGCGGTCTACCGACTCAGTAACATCAAAGGGATCGCTCAGATTCGTTTGAGTGCCGCTGACATTGTGCGTCACCGATTGGTGCAACAAATTGTGGCTGCTTACGAAGCTGATTCAGAAAGTTCGGACGTGGAAGAAACATCCAGCGATTCGGTGGTGTCCAATTCGGCGTCCGATTCTGTCACCGACTCTGATTCGGAGAATCAACCGAAAGAATGA
- a CDS encoding HD family phosphohydrolase — MSGTSKSGTTKGKQRAGKERIESLGIPKSKWATWWDRKDKAEWSLRVGMTLIAAVTILVLCFTWKPAFSYRSGAIPARDLISRVDFQVADAIATGDLKERRRREVMTLYRNSPQRLEQLRAALKNRLFLVLGAANYEQLGKEERSALTEFYEGSETAPDGESPAERFALLKRVFSKDKDLATLEAAVDSAMLKLYKNGILQAPQHPPEKGSQRMIRVFTGDQTDEAVPVELSKVIIAEAGNQLVKELRDQFRSRFPGDEGLIAADMIGEWLRTRLPEFETLKYDDEASQMVRDQAAAAVEDVMMTFYAGQTKLADSGKPLTGRELGLLRSEWSKLVESMRWGDRVARVAAYAGMIAALYLLCGSYIWFVDDRSLLLERNKLLKLLLLMVVTIVLAYHASRDAWRAELVPLVLASITAAVVYGRELAILLLSSVCLSIILLLGADIPNLVVVTAACTTCTLLTGRIRSRTHLVTVGLISATITMFTVVGVGIVTGQTLSSGAPGGNLEGMLSGGSLNHVVNGLVAEAGWAGVCILFSSLAMTGLLPLVEKAFGVQTDLSLLELGDASHPLLRRLAQRAPGTYNHSINVASIAEAAADAIGANGLLVRVGAYFHDIGKMFKPEYFIENQSSGINQHDALQPAMSTLVIIAHVKDGADLARNHHLPEPIIDFILQHHGTTLVEYFYREAAKRSEEDPNREAVSDKDFRYPGPKPQTLEAAVLMLADTVESASRTLVDPTPARIQGLVDAIAQKKVADGQFDDCGITFAQLHRVRQSLVKSLTAIYHARVKYPGQQSA, encoded by the coding sequence ATGAGCGGCACGAGCAAAAGCGGGACGACCAAAGGCAAACAACGTGCGGGCAAAGAACGCATTGAGTCGCTGGGGATCCCGAAGTCCAAATGGGCGACTTGGTGGGATCGCAAAGACAAAGCCGAATGGTCGCTTCGTGTCGGAATGACGCTGATCGCCGCGGTGACGATTCTGGTTTTATGTTTCACTTGGAAACCGGCTTTCAGTTATCGCAGCGGTGCGATCCCGGCTCGCGATTTGATCTCGCGGGTGGACTTTCAAGTTGCCGACGCGATCGCCACGGGTGATTTGAAAGAACGGCGTCGTCGCGAAGTGATGACGCTGTATCGCAATTCACCTCAGCGACTCGAGCAACTGCGAGCCGCACTGAAAAACCGATTGTTTCTCGTGCTCGGTGCAGCCAATTACGAGCAACTCGGCAAAGAAGAGCGGTCTGCACTGACCGAATTCTACGAGGGCAGCGAGACGGCTCCCGATGGCGAGTCGCCGGCCGAACGATTCGCTTTGTTGAAGCGGGTCTTCAGCAAAGACAAGGACCTCGCGACGCTGGAAGCCGCGGTCGATTCCGCGATGCTGAAACTCTACAAGAACGGCATCTTGCAAGCTCCGCAGCACCCTCCCGAAAAGGGATCGCAGCGGATGATTCGCGTCTTCACCGGTGACCAAACCGATGAGGCGGTGCCGGTTGAGTTGTCCAAGGTCATCATCGCTGAAGCTGGCAACCAATTGGTCAAAGAACTGCGTGACCAATTTCGCTCGCGCTTCCCCGGCGACGAAGGCTTGATCGCCGCAGACATGATCGGCGAATGGTTGCGAACCCGGTTGCCCGAGTTCGAGACACTGAAATATGACGACGAGGCCAGCCAAATGGTTCGCGACCAAGCGGCGGCTGCGGTCGAGGACGTGATGATGACGTTCTACGCTGGGCAAACCAAACTGGCCGACTCAGGAAAGCCACTGACTGGTCGCGAATTAGGGCTGCTTCGAAGCGAGTGGTCCAAATTGGTTGAGTCGATGCGTTGGGGCGATCGGGTCGCTCGAGTCGCTGCTTATGCCGGAATGATCGCTGCTTTGTATCTGCTTTGCGGTTCCTACATTTGGTTCGTTGATGACCGTTCTTTGTTGCTGGAACGCAACAAACTACTGAAGCTACTTTTGTTGATGGTCGTCACCATCGTGTTGGCTTACCACGCGTCGCGGGATGCATGGCGAGCGGAATTGGTTCCGCTGGTGTTGGCGTCGATCACCGCCGCGGTGGTCTACGGTCGCGAACTCGCGATTCTGTTGCTTTCGTCGGTTTGTCTATCAATCATTTTGCTGCTTGGGGCTGACATTCCGAACTTGGTTGTCGTGACCGCTGCTTGCACAACGTGCACCTTGTTGACGGGCCGCATCCGGTCTCGGACTCACTTGGTCACCGTCGGTTTGATATCGGCGACCATTACCATGTTCACGGTGGTGGGCGTTGGAATTGTCACGGGACAGACGCTATCCTCCGGTGCACCTGGCGGAAATCTGGAAGGCATGCTCAGTGGTGGATCACTGAATCATGTCGTCAACGGTTTGGTGGCCGAAGCCGGTTGGGCGGGCGTTTGCATTCTGTTTTCGTCGCTGGCGATGACGGGTTTGCTGCCTTTGGTTGAAAAAGCGTTCGGGGTCCAAACGGACCTCAGCCTTTTGGAGCTTGGCGATGCATCGCACCCGTTGTTGCGGCGTTTGGCACAGCGTGCACCGGGGACTTACAACCACTCGATCAATGTGGCTTCGATTGCCGAAGCCGCCGCGGATGCGATTGGTGCCAATGGGTTGCTCGTTCGTGTGGGAGCCTACTTCCACGACATCGGCAAGATGTTCAAACCGGAATACTTCATCGAGAATCAATCGTCGGGAATCAACCAGCACGATGCATTGCAGCCTGCGATGAGCACGCTGGTCATCATCGCACACGTCAAAGACGGTGCAGATTTGGCTCGCAATCACCACCTGCCCGAACCGATCATCGATTTCATTTTGCAACACCACGGCACGACGCTGGTCGAGTACTTCTACCGCGAAGCCGCGAAACGCAGCGAAGAGGATCCCAATCGTGAAGCGGTCAGTGACAAAGACTTCCGCTACCCTGGACCCAAGCCGCAAACTCTCGAAGCTGCCGTGCTGATGCTGGCGGATACGGTCGAGAGTGCATCGCGGACCTTGGTTGATCCAACGCCGGCACGCATCCAAGGTTTGGTCGATGCGATCGCTCAGAAGAAAGTGGCGGACGGTCAGTTCGATGATTGCGGCATCACGTTCGCTCAATTGCACCGTGTTCGACAAAGCTTGGTGAAGTCGCTGACCGCGATTTATCACGCACGCGTGAAGTATCCAGGGCAACAGTCGGCGTGA
- the ybeY gene encoding rRNA maturation RNase YbeY produces MEQFPTQLTTDVLIDEEAEPDLSVWFGCLETARTQLAEAAIAAASVEGCNRGSIGVRICDDATIHPINREFLQHDYPTDVISFPYELNPPTVEGELVASFETAIENTSEPNNSLSPREELLLYVVHGTLHIVGHDDQSPQPRTAMRRAEVMAMKAIGIELPLSSSAMPETSSDDDSFGESLFSGDVL; encoded by the coding sequence ATGGAACAGTTTCCCACTCAATTGACGACGGACGTCCTCATCGACGAGGAAGCGGAGCCCGACTTATCGGTCTGGTTTGGTTGCCTGGAGACCGCTCGCACGCAGCTTGCCGAAGCAGCGATCGCGGCCGCATCCGTGGAAGGATGCAATCGGGGTTCGATCGGAGTTCGGATTTGCGATGACGCGACGATTCATCCAATCAATCGCGAATTTCTGCAGCACGATTATCCGACGGACGTGATCAGCTTTCCTTACGAGTTGAACCCTCCGACGGTCGAAGGTGAATTGGTCGCCAGTTTCGAAACCGCGATTGAAAACACGAGTGAACCCAACAACTCGCTATCACCCCGCGAAGAGTTGTTGCTGTACGTCGTCCACGGAACCTTGCACATCGTCGGCCACGACGATCAATCTCCGCAGCCACGTACGGCGATGCGTCGTGCTGAAGTGATGGCGATGAAGGCAATCGGTATCGAACTGCCCTTGAGTTCTTCGGCCATGCCCGAGACATCCTCGGATGATGACTCCTTCGGCGAAAGCTTGTTCAGCGGGGACGTCCTATGA
- a CDS encoding hemolysin family protein: MSDLADLNAMPLAAVGFILGSIGGLGSELLDRFAGRSLEIYCRVKKNRDRFGSVLDHQDTVIRAGAYLHVIGSVMFVLFGTIVVVNRVDVDLNTLLAWGIAAAGLTMLTHTWLPNAVTRFASAPLLYHTWPFWRTMSFVMRPLHAPGELLEIISRRLAGVEETEDEDEEQLEDEIRTIVAAGTREGFFAPGVREMIQGVMELHEDTVGHIMTPRVDVNAIEVTATWEEAIGSIIETGRTRYPVYEDTIDNVVGVLFVKDLLPYLAGNGLPNKPLLDLCRRPWSVPKDRSVDLLLREFLHSRSHMAIVLDEFQQTAGVVTIEDALEEIVGEIVDESDEEEEFEIRVIDDDTIDVDGRVMIDDVNDLVHWDLPESDDYETVAGWVLHHAGMIPIEGHLLNVGQWEVEVLHATNRKIESMRIRRANGESQRVG, translated from the coding sequence ATGAGCGACTTAGCTGATCTCAATGCAATGCCGCTTGCGGCCGTTGGTTTTATCCTCGGAAGCATCGGCGGTCTGGGCAGCGAATTGCTGGATCGGTTTGCCGGTCGATCGCTGGAAATCTATTGCCGCGTCAAGAAGAACCGCGACCGGTTTGGATCGGTGCTGGATCATCAAGACACCGTGATCCGCGCCGGTGCCTATTTGCACGTCATCGGTTCGGTGATGTTCGTCCTGTTTGGGACGATCGTTGTCGTCAATCGCGTTGACGTGGACCTGAACACTTTGCTGGCGTGGGGAATCGCGGCGGCTGGTCTGACCATGTTGACTCATACATGGTTGCCCAACGCGGTGACTCGGTTTGCGTCGGCGCCGTTGCTTTATCACACCTGGCCGTTTTGGCGAACGATGTCGTTTGTGATGCGTCCGTTGCATGCTCCGGGTGAACTTCTTGAAATCATCTCCCGCCGATTGGCGGGAGTGGAAGAAACGGAAGATGAGGACGAGGAGCAACTCGAAGACGAAATTCGAACGATCGTGGCGGCGGGAACCCGGGAAGGTTTCTTTGCACCGGGTGTTCGTGAAATGATCCAAGGTGTGATGGAGCTGCATGAAGACACGGTCGGGCACATCATGACACCCCGAGTCGACGTCAATGCGATCGAAGTCACTGCGACTTGGGAAGAAGCCATCGGGTCGATCATCGAGACGGGGCGGACACGCTACCCGGTCTACGAAGATACAATCGACAACGTCGTCGGCGTGTTGTTCGTCAAAGATTTGTTGCCCTATCTGGCCGGCAATGGTTTGCCGAACAAGCCGTTGTTGGATCTCTGTCGTCGGCCTTGGTCAGTCCCAAAGGATCGCAGCGTGGATCTATTGCTGCGTGAGTTCTTGCACAGTCGTTCGCATATGGCGATCGTTCTTGACGAGTTTCAACAAACCGCTGGCGTGGTCACGATCGAAGACGCGTTGGAGGAAATCGTCGGTGAAATTGTTGACGAGTCGGACGAAGAAGAAGAGTTCGAAATTCGCGTGATCGATGACGACACCATTGATGTCGACGGGCGTGTGATGATTGACGATGTCAATGACTTGGTTCACTGGGACCTGCCCGAGAGTGACGACTACGAAACCGTTGCGGGTTGGGTTTTGCATCATGCCGGGATGATTCCCATCGAGGGGCACTTGCTCAACGTCGGCCAATGGGAAGTCGAAGTGTTGCACGCGACCAACCGAAAAATCGAAAGCATGCGGATTCGCCGAGCGAATGGTGAAAGCCAACGTGTCGGCTGA
- the asnB gene encoding asparagine synthase (glutamine-hydrolyzing) — protein MCGFTGGLWQRDDQAISADLLSRMTNEIAHRGPDDSQLWMDAEHRDATGRPMGVGLGFRRLSIIDVDGARQPLSNEDGRVRMVFNGEIYNYELLRKRLQGAGHQFATDGDGESIVHLYEDVGTDCFSSLNGMFAIAIWDARRNRIVLARDRIGQKPLYYSYKNGRLVFASELKALRLVPGVCEEVDPNAIDEFLTYQYIPHPGTIFKGVHKLPPGHFAVLDERGLRVQRYWNFDPSVERPIGREEAIEKVRDLLSDSVRLRMRSDVPLGSFLSGGIDSSLITALAGDHTDTALRTFSIGFPVADFDETRYAAQVAEHLQTDHTRFEVQPSGIEILEKLVWHYDEPYGDSSAVPTWYLSKLTRESVKVALSGDGGDELFAGYERYRALWMSQKIARLFPLNKFPGIGLVQRLPDSNRRRSVIRRAKRFLEAIDQPVVRRYMNWLQIFPESMRASMYNDDFVQTLPGHDPVDFLESVWARSEGRDVVTRASTSDILSYLPCDLCTKVDIASMAHGLEVRQPMLDHRFVELAASMPVEHKFRGRRGKLILQDAFGDRIPSSIFTRPKMGFGIPIGQWFREDFKPLVHDTMLAPDARINAYFRPDAIADLVRSHETGEQNHGYRLWNLLVLETWLRQL, from the coding sequence ATGTGTGGTTTCACCGGCGGACTTTGGCAACGCGACGACCAAGCGATCAGTGCCGATTTGCTGTCCAGGATGACCAATGAAATCGCTCATCGTGGTCCTGACGATTCGCAACTTTGGATGGACGCGGAACATCGCGATGCGACCGGACGACCGATGGGCGTTGGTTTGGGATTCCGTCGTCTGTCGATCATCGATGTGGATGGGGCTCGCCAGCCTTTGTCCAACGAAGATGGCCGGGTTCGGATGGTGTTCAACGGTGAGATCTACAATTACGAATTGCTTCGCAAACGCTTGCAAGGTGCCGGCCACCAATTCGCGACGGACGGCGACGGGGAATCGATCGTTCATTTGTACGAGGATGTTGGAACCGATTGCTTTTCCTCACTCAATGGCATGTTCGCGATCGCGATTTGGGATGCCAGACGCAATCGAATCGTCTTGGCACGTGATCGAATCGGACAAAAGCCGCTTTACTATTCTTACAAGAATGGTCGATTGGTTTTCGCCAGCGAACTGAAGGCGTTGCGGTTGGTCCCTGGTGTCTGTGAGGAAGTGGATCCCAACGCGATCGATGAGTTTCTGACTTACCAATACATCCCCCATCCAGGCACGATCTTCAAAGGCGTGCACAAGCTGCCGCCGGGACACTTTGCTGTCTTGGACGAGCGTGGGCTTCGCGTCCAGCGGTATTGGAACTTTGATCCATCGGTGGAACGTCCAATCGGGCGAGAAGAGGCCATTGAAAAAGTTCGTGACTTGCTTTCTGACTCTGTTCGTTTGCGGATGCGCAGTGACGTTCCTTTGGGATCGTTTCTGTCCGGCGGCATTGATTCATCCTTGATCACCGCTTTGGCGGGCGATCACACTGACACCGCACTGCGAACGTTCAGCATTGGTTTTCCCGTCGCGGATTTTGATGAAACACGATATGCCGCGCAGGTCGCGGAGCATTTGCAGACCGACCACACCCGGTTCGAAGTCCAACCGAGTGGGATTGAGATCCTTGAGAAATTGGTTTGGCACTACGACGAACCTTATGGCGATTCGTCGGCCGTTCCAACTTGGTATTTATCGAAACTGACTCGTGAGAGCGTCAAGGTCGCGTTGTCGGGTGACGGTGGCGACGAATTATTCGCGGGATACGAACGCTACCGTGCACTTTGGATGAGCCAGAAGATCGCACGCTTGTTTCCATTGAACAAGTTCCCCGGCATTGGACTGGTTCAGCGTTTGCCTGATTCCAATCGCAGACGGTCTGTCATTCGACGAGCGAAACGATTTTTGGAAGCGATCGACCAACCGGTCGTGCGGCGGTACATGAATTGGCTGCAGATCTTTCCGGAATCCATGCGAGCGTCAATGTACAACGACGACTTTGTGCAAACGTTGCCGGGCCACGACCCCGTCGATTTCCTGGAATCCGTTTGGGCTCGTAGCGAGGGACGCGATGTTGTCACGCGAGCTTCCACATCAGACATTCTTTCGTACTTGCCGTGTGACTTGTGCACCAAAGTCGACATCGCGTCGATGGCTCACGGGTTGGAGGTTCGGCAGCCGATGCTGGATCACCGATTTGTCGAGCTGGCGGCTTCGATGCCCGTCGAACACAAGTTTCGCGGACGCCGTGGCAAATTGATTCTGCAAGATGCGTTTGGCGATCGGATCCCATCTTCGATCTTCACTCGTCCCAAAATGGGATTTGGAATCCCGATTGGTCAGTGGTTTCGCGAGGACTTCAAGCCTTTGGTCCATGACACGATGTTGGCGCCCGACGCACGTATCAATGCCTATTTCCGTCCGGACGCAATCGCCGACCTGGTCCGTTCACACGAAACCGGCGAGCAAAACCACGGCTATCGGTTGTGGAATCTTCTCGTTCTCGAAACCTGGCTGCGGCAACTGTAA
- a CDS encoding DUF4465 domain-containing protein: protein MVDFESQDLGGSGVSNGPVANATIVPGAYGGNDHIGVFTADGVDFSNRYNDLYGSWSGFAVSNHTDTTTPGYSNQYSATPGSGSGGSDAYAVAFGYANSTPTSINTLTALPSIYLPDGEQAISADVSNTTYASLSMSNGDSFAKQFGGPAGTDPDFFKLSVFGIDANDQILDTTIEVFLADFRFTDSLQDFILDDWLTIDLTSMSDARSLHFNLSSSDVGPYGLNTPGYFALDNFATATAVPEPGSLAVLMSIGIGVAINRRRRVRQESATDRTSAIS, encoded by the coding sequence GTGGTCGATTTCGAAAGCCAAGATCTTGGCGGGTCCGGTGTTTCCAACGGCCCTGTTGCGAACGCGACCATCGTTCCCGGTGCCTATGGAGGGAACGATCATATTGGAGTCTTCACCGCCGATGGTGTCGACTTTTCGAACCGCTACAACGACCTCTACGGCAGTTGGAGTGGATTCGCGGTTTCCAATCACACGGACACAACCACACCCGGCTACTCGAACCAATACAGTGCGACACCGGGATCGGGATCAGGAGGTTCCGATGCTTATGCAGTGGCGTTTGGATACGCCAATTCAACTCCAACAAGCATCAACACCCTGACCGCTCTGCCGAGTATCTATCTGCCTGACGGAGAGCAAGCGATCAGCGCTGATGTGAGCAACACCACCTACGCGAGTTTGTCGATGAGCAACGGTGATTCGTTCGCCAAGCAGTTCGGCGGCCCCGCTGGGACGGACCCGGACTTCTTCAAGTTGTCCGTGTTCGGGATCGATGCGAACGATCAGATCCTCGACACAACAATCGAAGTGTTCCTGGCTGACTTCCGCTTCACCGATTCACTTCAAGATTTCATCTTGGACGATTGGTTGACGATTGATCTCACCTCGATGTCCGATGCCAGAAGTCTGCACTTCAATCTTTCGTCCAGCGATGTCGGTCCGTATGGTTTGAACACCCCGGGATACTTCGCGTTGGACAATTTCGCGACCGCAACGGCCGTCCCCGAACCGGGCTCGCTTGCGGTGCTGATGAGTATCGGAATCGGCGTTGCCATCAACCGACGTCGCCGAGTCAGACAAGAGTCCGCGACGGATAGGACATCCGCGATCAGTTGA
- a CDS encoding haloacid dehalogenase type II, whose translation MSSPKVIVFDVNETLLDLAGLKQSVGEALNGREDLLPLWFSNMLHYSLVETLAGEYHDFGDIGTAALMMVAEQEGIELTQDDAKAAIVTPLRSLPAHADVREGLQRLSEQGFRLVSLTNSSKIGVETQMKNAGLTDLFEKRYSIDQIKKYKPHPDTYQMVLDDLGLQPGEVLMVAAHAWDLAGAKSVGMQTAFVSRPGKTLYPNVQRPDVIVTDLNQLADVMAEAKH comes from the coding sequence ATGTCCAGTCCGAAAGTGATCGTCTTCGATGTGAACGAAACGTTGCTTGATCTCGCCGGGCTGAAACAGTCGGTTGGCGAGGCTTTGAATGGTCGAGAAGACCTTCTGCCGCTTTGGTTTTCGAATATGTTGCACTACTCGCTCGTGGAGACCTTGGCGGGTGAGTACCACGATTTTGGCGACATAGGGACTGCCGCGTTGATGATGGTCGCGGAGCAAGAAGGGATTGAACTGACCCAAGATGACGCGAAAGCTGCGATCGTTACGCCATTGCGATCATTGCCCGCGCACGCGGACGTTCGCGAAGGACTACAGCGTCTTTCGGAGCAGGGATTTCGCTTGGTGAGTTTGACAAACTCGTCAAAGATTGGCGTCGAAACTCAGATGAAGAACGCCGGTCTCACCGATCTATTCGAAAAACGATACAGCATCGATCAAATCAAAAAGTACAAGCCCCATCCTGACACCTATCAAATGGTCCTGGATGACCTTGGGCTGCAACCAGGCGAAGTCTTGATGGTCGCGGCCCACGCATGGGATCTGGCCGGTGCGAAGAGCGTCGGGATGCAGACTGCTTTTGTCAGCCGTCCTGGTAAAACGTTGTATCCCAACGTCCAACGACCCGATGTGATCGTGACTGACTTGAACCAGCTGGCGGATGTGATGGCGGAAGCGAAACATTGA